One Canis lupus dingo isolate Sandy chromosome 3, ASM325472v2, whole genome shotgun sequence DNA window includes the following coding sequences:
- the ZNF518B gene encoding zinc finger protein 518B yields the protein MQIKKMKDLGRQLYTTQVNNRHNSLTMSPKQPTANRATRPDRQEAQALLCQGSEAEAAMMTVATCVKCKSVHKIPLQDLKKGTGPSQKEDKYICFKCNLGVAAPHFHYVNSNPNATPVGNKAEAISSSVSNKFKVRNFKPGKYYCDKCRFSTKDPLQYKKHTLQHEEIKFICSHCNYVSYTKGEFQRHLVKHTGVFPYQCEYCDYGAIRNDYIVKHRRRVHERAGGKRLPKNVAKLEPKRVSTSKQNTELFKAPNPRTAFQNKSSDQLSRFSLHTNKDKMHSIMLLPESKEYQKDVVCVPNKVTLSEPNEGSLFENKSVEVEVLSPAKEPVQPGMPLTVVAPAELVVPANCLAQLIDVKVVNGTQQLVLKLFPLEESNRPDAGGGEGGNSERMTREKRLVEPEKMVSAGQTKSLAIEGNVGKLAGIDNLQSSVQKQLKNVKWVRSYDFFMSNSSVHDRGESLLNPDTVEDFPKKSSMYPHRPAFPSLSLKGHSPASLVKNSIFHSLGAASNPFPYKAAVSFAEDGRNLHGDLQQLLPLAASPTTMSFSGEKGSLSVSTNNLESRNEISVPIKMVPSHRKLKDKQMEEHKAVSNTSQISSQHKSEYLHINMPGEDRIRSQPPREEPLELKNPERTKDSFDGPVISSVFSLSSGSENVPEGVKWNSSTSKIKSIELLRRKIAQLIESCGKPSSLSANNAHRRSVGQTSKETSKAAPEGIHEINVSFTGTGYSTGTLPKPQDDGGINGQLTHQQIYPQFIEGSNGNTERVTRKAHVATPVLIPKGAVLRVLNSSEDAHIIEATCEAPVSIPCSETQLIKPIPLCPVRQTDSDLQSLTSESGPIDMSQNFDIPLRPKPRKESSFCSTMPKKTGPLHSQQGSSELSKQGKLLSRSLPISKNKTKQVNSSKKKSKIQADPSRYLKDPSIFQVARQLRLVAVKPDQLIKCPRRNQPVIVLNHPDVDSPEVTNVMKVINKYKGNVLKVVLSERTRCQLGIRRHHVRLTYQNVEEANQIKRQMMLKMKLKKVHKNNYQVVDSLPDDSSQCIFKCWFCGRLYEDQEEWMSHGQRHLIEATRDWDVLSSKGK from the coding sequence atgcaaataaagaagATGAAGGATCTTGGACGGCAGTTATATACCACTCAAGTGAACAACAGACATAATTCCTTAACCATGTCACCCAAACAGCCTACTGCTAATAGAGCAACTCGACCAGATAGACAAGAAGCGCAGGCTCTTTTGTGTCAAGGCTCAGAGGCAGAGGCTGCCATGATGACTGTTGCTACATGTGTGAAGTGCAAAAGTGTTCACAAAATCCCGCTTCAAGATTTGAAAAAGGGTACCGGGCCAAGccaaaaggaagacaaatacaTTTGCTTCAAATGCAACCTAGGTGTGGCTGCTCCCCATTTTCATTATGTGAACAGCAATCCCAACGCTACTCCTGTAGGAAATAAAGCCGAAGCCATCTCAAGTTCCGTCAGTAACAAATTTAAGGTAAGGAACTTTAAGCCAGGCAAATACTATTGTGATAAATGTCGATTTTCCACAAAGGACCCTCTGCAATACAAGAAGCACACACTTCAGCATGAAGAGATTAAATTCATCTGTTCTCACTGCAACTATGTTTCTTACACAAAAGGGGAGTTCCAGAGGCACCTGGTGAAACACACAGGCGTATTCCCTTATCAGTGTGAGTACTGCGACTATGGTGCTATTAGGAATGACTACATTGTCAAACACAGGCGGAGAGTACATGAGAGGGCGGGGGGAAAGCGGCTGCCCAAAAATGTTGCCAAACTGGAGCCGAAAAGAGTCAGCACATCCAAGCAAAACACAGAGCTTTTCAAAGCTCCCAATCCAAGGACTGCATTTCAAAATAAGTCATCAGATCAACTCTCAAGGTTCTCTCTCCATACGAATAAAGACAAAATGCACAGTATCATGTTGTTGCCTGAATCAAAGGAATACCAAAAAGATGTAGTATGTGTTCCAAATAAAGTGACCCTGTCGGAGCCAAACGAAGGCAGTCTGTTTGAGAACAAAAGTGTGGAGGTGGAAGTGCTGTCTCCAGCAAAAGAGCCTGTCCAGCCGGGAATGCCGTTAACTGTGGTGGCACCAGCAGAACTCGTCGTTCCTGCAAACTGCTTAGCCCAGTTGATAGATGTGAAGGTTGTCAATGGGACCCAGCAGCTGGTCCTGAAATTGTTTCCTCTGGAAGAAAGTAACCGCCCTGACGCTggtgggggcgaggggggcaATTCTGAGCGTATGACTAGAGAGAAGCGTTTAGTTGAACCAGAAAAAATGGTTTCTGCAGGCCAAACAAAGTCACTGGCAATTGAAGGGAATGTTGGAAAACTGGCAGGCATTGATAATCTTCAGTCGTCAGTTcagaaacaacttaaaaatgtGAAGTGGGTCAGGTCTTACGATTTTTTCATGTCCAATTCTAGTGTGCACGACCGTGGAGAATCCCTCCTCAACCCAGATACAGTTGAGGATTTCCCGAAAAAAAGCAGTATGTACCCACACAGACcggcttttccttctctctccttaaaaGGTCATTCTCCAGCATCTCTagtaaaaaacagtattttccacAGTCTTGGAGCTGCATCAAATCCCTTTCCATATAAAgctgctgtttcttttgctgaagATGGAAGGAACTTACACGGTGACTTGCAGCAGTTGCTTCCCCTAGCTGCATCACCTACAACCATGTCCTTCTCTGGAGAAAAGGGCTCATTGTCTGTAAGTACAAATAACTTGGAATCTAGAAATGAGATCAGTGTTCCTATAAAAATGGTTCCCTCTCATCGGAAGCTGAAAGACAAGCAGATGGAGGAACACAAGGCAGTTTCAAATACAAGCCAGATTTCCTCTCAACATAAAAGCGAGTATTTACACATAAATATGCCAGGAGAAGATAGAATCAGGTCTCAGCCACCTAGGGAGGAGCCTTTGGAATTAAAGAATCCTGAAAGGACTAAAGACTCTTTTGATGGTCCAGTCATCTCATCAGTATTTTCTCTGAGCTCTGGGTCTGAAAATGTCCCTGAGGGTGTTAAGTGGAATAGTTCAACATCCAAAATAAAGTCAATTGAACTCTTGCGCAGAAAGATAGCTCAATTAATTGAATCCTGTGGTAAGCCATCATCTTTGTCTGCAAATAATGCACATCGCCGTTCTGTAGGGCAGACGTCGAAGGAAACTTCAAAAGCTGCTCCTGAAGGTATCCACGAAATTAACGTATCATTTACTGGCACTGGCTATTCCACAGGCACGCTCCCAAAACCTCAGGATGATGGTGGTATTAATGGACAGCTTACTCATCAGCAAATATATCCACAGTTTATAGAAGGCAGCAATGGGAATACTGAACGGGTAACCAGGAAGGCCCATGTTGCTACTCCAGTATTGATCCCCAAAGGGGCTGTATTGAGGGTTCTTAATTCTTCTGAGGATGCACACATTATAGAAGCCACGTGTGAAGCACCTGTCAGCATACCTTGCAGTGAGACACAGTTAATAAAACCCATTCCGTTATGCCCAGTGAGACAGACAGACTCAGACTTACAGTCTTTGACAAGTGAAAGTGGGCCAATAGATATGTCTCAAAATTTTGATATACCTCTTCGGCCAAAACCAAGAAAAGAGAGTTCTTTTTGTAGCACCATGCCTAAAAAAACTGGCCCCCTGCACAGTCAGCAAGGAAGCAGTGAACTGAGTAAGCAAGGGAAACTGCTTTCCAGAAGTCTTCctatcagtaaaaataaaaccaaacaagtGAACTCAtccaagaagaaaagtaaaatccaGGCTGATCCCAGCCGCTATCTCAAGGATCCTTCAATTTTCCAGGTTGCAAGACAACTTCGACTGGTAGCTGTTAAACCAGATCAGTTGATTAAATGCCCACGTCGGAACCAGCCCGTCATCGTATTAAACCATCCTGATGTTGACTCTCCAGAAGTGACCAATGTGATGAAGGTAATAAACAAGTACAAAGGCAACGTTCTCAAAGTCGTCTTGTCAGAGAGGACTAGGTGTCAGCTAGGCATCAGACGGCATCATGTTCGCCTAACATACCAGAATGTGGAGGAGGCCAATCAGATAAAAAGGCAAATGATGttgaaaatgaaacttaaaaaagttCATAAAAACAACTACCAGGTGGTAGATTCTTTGCCTGATGACTCATCACAGTGTATATTTAAATGCTGGTTTTGTGGGCGACTGTATGAAGACCAGGAAGAGTGGATGAGTCATGGCCAACGGCATTTGATAGAGGCAACTAGAGATTGGGATGTTCTTTCTTCCAAGggcaaataa